From the Struthio camelus isolate bStrCam1 chromosome 19, bStrCam1.hap1, whole genome shotgun sequence genome, the window GTTTTCATGGGCTTATTGAAACAACTTTAGTTACAActgtttagagagagagagacagacaagaAGCAACTTTTACGGAGCTTCTAAAGTAAGGTTTCACCGTAAAAGTTAATACATCTTAAATCAATGCTTTGTGTGTATAAAAAGAATACTTAATCTGTGAACAGTCATAAGAAAAAAGATTCTGTTTAGTTTTGTGAAAATTgctctttaagaaataaaagctgtACAACTACATCAGTAACAATGGCAAAGTGCTCAGAAGCAATAAAGCGTATTAAAAATTGATTAGAATTTAGAGTAGAGaatttatttttgagttttttaaataatttgatgTTGTTCCTTATAATAGATTAGATCTCTCTTCAAATTCATCCATCTCAAAAAGCCtctggaaatttttatttttcctaacatAACAGTATGAAATACTACGTATGAAATACGTATCTCAATTCACGCCTAAAAAGActttgcttaaatattttttgcaatCATAATTCTTGCTCAGAACATTCTCAGCCAAATAAAACTTAAATCAGCAGGGCAGCTAATGAAATGGTGTTACATTGTTCTTGAAATTACAAACAGGCAGCACAAAATCTGAAATTCTATGTTATTTCTCCATACCCAGGAATATGTTACCAAAAGGCAAAAATCCAAGGGATTTATGCCTCATGGCAGAATTATTCAATTTTCCCTAACCTTCAACTCTCTCCTTTCAAaacaaaggggaaaggaaaaaaaaaagccccccatAGATCTGAAGATAGATATGGGGACAGAAGGGACAAATCATGAAattgaacaaagaaaataaatcatcttCATTTCCTACACACATTTACTCCTCAAAACAGGAGATCTCGTACCAAATTTGAAAACCTAATGGTTTTAAAAACTTGTCCTGCCGAtattaagaaacagaaataaagaccTGAAAACTAAACTACTCCATTTCCTGTGATTTTACTTTTACAGCTTCAAGCTAAACTAATGTGACCAATTAATGATATGTGTAGCAGGAAGATAATTTTTCAGTTACACCTTTTAGAAGTTCATTATCTTTCACTGTCTTTCCTATTACTGTTGTTTATACTAATTTCTTCCCTCCCAGGAGTAGTTAAAAATTTTACTCCTACCTCAACCTCTTTGTTTCTAAATCCATAGAACAcattcaataaaagaaaaatataataaggCCTCTCCCTCAATAacacaatatttattttctgacaAGGTGACTTCAATATGATATGCAACTATTCAGGTAACATTTCTTTTGGCAGAATTTTGCAGAATTCTGTAGGAAACAAAAGAGTTAAACAGAAAGCATGGAGAGTTCTCACCTCACAGTCTTTTGGATTCTGGTCTACAAGCATATCCAAAACAGACTGTAGATCACCTACTTCATGAGGAAACAGTGGGAGGAAAAGTTTGTACCCTCTCACCTACAAAAGAAACAGTTTCATAATTTAGTAAGCCATCTGCCATCTTTAAgtgttgaagaaaaagaaaaaagcctttgagGAGCTTCTTATATATGATCCCCATGTAGTAAGAACCATAAGAATATGAACTCATTTCTTAAATACTTCAGGTTTTTTGACTCTTTATAAGCTTACTAAGAATGAAAGGAAggataattctttaaaataaacaccTAAGAACTGGCTCAAAAGATGATCAGCTCCCGCTCAATGAgtatttatatttacttttgGCACAGACTgctgaaaagcctcactgaaccACTATGTAATTGTACAGTCCATCTAAATTTTCAtcatactttcctttttttttttttttttaatcattgtattATGACCATCATTTTATCACTCAGTATCCCAGAGTCtgcaattttttgttttcagacctTGCTCTTTACTACTCTGGATTATTAAACACCATCAGCTAATTGTATTACCACTCTATCCTCCCCTTTTTACAGATCACTTAGGAATATAATCAAACAACCCAGGCCCCAGCAAGGACAGTTGTGGGAGTCCACTGACAGCTGTTTATTTTCCTACCTTTTAGccagtttaaaacaaatttctttaACATCACAGAAGCTTATTTTCTCTGAAAGCCCTGGACAGTAAGTCTTGTAGAATGCCTTTTCAAAATTCAATCTGCTGTAGAACCAATTTTAAAATACAACAATACCCTAGTCACTTTCCAGCCTACTTCCTTTTAACAGGAGTGCCCAACCTTGAAAGGGTGTCATTGGTACAGGAGGATATATCTGGGAAGAACATCATTATCTGGGAAGAAGAACCTGGATACCCTTCTACAAGATATACCTCCTGCTCAACAACACTGTTCAACAATGTCTCCGAGGGTCTCATCCACAAACTTCTctacttctctgagctcagctagGTAACAGAAGGAGTAAAAGCAAAATTctaacacaaactgaaacacatccAGGGAGTGGGTGAAAATAAAGTAGACAAAAGCAACAGCACGACTTTGTCATGGAAAGAGAATCGCAACGGAATCAGATAGGAAGaactgataaaaatgaaaagcaaaagaaatagtgCATCCTTTTTCAAGAGACTAGGTATTTATCACATTTAGAGGACAATTCTCAATTCTTCCCAATGTAGACAACAGCTGCAACAGCCAAAAAAGATTTATGGAACTGCAAATGGGTGAAAGTCATTCTCACAACCCCAGAAAAGCGTTGACTCTCTGAATACACGGgtcaatacaattaaaaaaaaaaaaaaactcatattttaactatattttaaatttttcattgcAGCACTCAGACTATACCTTTCTTtttacactatttttaaaaatgcaaaatgttgtttaaattatttaaagaacaaagaaaatatagGAAACTCACATACTTTCAATTACAGAAtgttaaacttcatttttttacctTCGTAATGatgtaaagaaatttaaaagccaGGTGAACTAGCAGGGGAGGAGATCCACTGTCCCGTACTATATCCAATAATGAATTCATCATCCACTCTgatgaaaggagaggaaaaaaaagtgaaactacaTATAGTAGCTCTGAATTTCTCATACTTTTAATATAGAGGGAGATAATAGTCATATATGTAATGCCCACCACAGCAAATTTGCAATGCAAGTAAGGATTTTTTGGCTTAATACGTTTTCacgtatacattaaaaaaaaaaacaaaaaaaaacgtaAAGACGACATTTCTACCTAAGTGTCGATCCAGCAAGTGAGGTTGCTCCTGGTACTTGTCCATtataactgaaaaggaaaagatatttgtGAAAAGCTATTCAAATTAGAGGCCCTTAACAGTATTAAATGTGAGAAACATCCCTGATTCTAGACAGCTTTAGTGTAAGATTTCAATACCCTAGAGCTAAGCGCTGCCACCATCTGTAAATGAGGTCAAAAAGTAGGAAGAGTTCAGAGAAGTTACTGTAACCATATGGTCTGTCCACTTCTAGAGCACTAACATTTACCTATACCGAATCATTAACTCCCTTCCAGGAGTGTCTCACACTACTGCGGACAAATCTCACAGCTAGCTAAAACAAGCAGTCACTCAGCTTGTTGCTATCCTTCCCTGGAGAACTCTTCTCCCTGAACATCCCAAATTCCACTTACTTCTACACACTATTCTACTTATTACCATGTCAGGTAACTAACTCTTttcaaaaatacacacacaacgACACATAAACACCCAGAAGCGCAGGAGCATGAAGACTTTTTCAGCCGTGGGGCTAAGAGAGCCATGGGAAAATTCTCCTTGGACACACAGGGCTCCATCACAAGGATATCTTCCTTCCCATGCTTGGAACATATTTAAGGATCTGGACTGAAACAGGATACAGGAGTTGcgaaatttttttctctctgttttaagCTTCCTGGGCATAGGAAAAAATACACTATCCCTTTGCACTGGAAGGTGCTCATCACAATTCTCAGAGctagaattgtttttgttttgaaatagaaCAAAGGAAATTAttcagcaaagaataaaaatccCTGATATGATTAAACAAATTTGTCATTAACCACCTGGACAAATACAAACTGTAGCTATTACTAACCCCTAAATCCTGTGCTCCTCAAAAATTTTCACACTACTTGCTTCATCTTGCTGTCAtcaatacattttctttcttttgggaaCTGACTTTAGGAAAAACAGTCTATCATATGCCCTTTAATACTGGGAATACTAAGAACATGCCACAGTTTGTAGAAACAGAAGTATTTCCATTTAAACCTGAAATCAATGCAAAGCAGCTACAGAAATGAAAGTTAGTTTTCAGAAGAGATGACAAAACAATCCAATATCGCACCGATGATCACCTGGATCCTTTTAGATATTTAgtcagaaaatgtctttttaaattaaaactaaaatatctttttaaccCTTCCTTTTCCTGCATTCTCCCACTAAATCTTATAACCAGATACTGAACAATATATACAGTGCCTACCAAAGTTAAGTATACTAACCTTTGCAGTTACTGGGCAACGACATGCTCTTCTGATCAGGATTATACAGCCATACCCTCCAATTTTAAAAGGACGTGCTCCCAAGAAGTGCAAAAGTTAGTGGTTCAGTGGGTAGCCAAGCAAGGTTTCTCATTAACGTGATAGAGGAGAGATGCACGCAGGTAGGCCAGAAATACAGACAACGTAAACACACAGAGGTAGTATATATAACATGAAGGACAGCAAGGCACAGGAGGATCATCAGTTCCAGAGGCAGATGATGGCTTTTCAGAGGCTGAGATTTTCCGGGACATGCTTTGCTATCCCATCAAATTCTGCCTTTTCACCTTTGATACCGAACAATCAACATAAATACGAGCGTTCTTCCTTCTGAGCAGTTACACGTTCGTTATTAACTTCCTCAGATAAATCACGGTCGTTAATTTAATCAAGGATGCAGGACAGATTAATAATAATTACAAGTCAGTGGAGCACACTATTGAATAATCAGCAACACAACTCTAAAACCATGGGCAGAAAAGTGACAGTGGAGAAGTCGGTGCAGCTGCCACAACATACCCATCAGATGCTTCTATTGCAACTATTTACAGTGCTAGCTGCTTCTTTTCCTCATACCTACAAATAATTCAGAACCTAACAGCGTGTGTGTATTTATaccttttgtgattttttttcttagaaagggCAGGAGGAATAGAAGTGCCTCAACACCGGATCGCAGGCAGCAGATGTAATAACTTCTTGTACAGGCTTCCTTATTCCAGGACAATCTGTCTAtgaattgttttatatatttagtCAATTGAACTCGGAGTCCATTTCCTGCTATAAATTATAATTCTCCTTGCAGAATAACTTCTGCAAGGCCAGATTTCCAATTTTGGGGCATTTTGGTTCATTGTTTGCCTACCTAGTTTCTTTTTGGTGAAAACAGACACTGTAGCAATGCTTGTTGTTAGCGAGTTTTTATAATTTCACAGTTTTTGCAAAAGTATTTGCAAAATGCTAATGcattcaaaataatttgttttgtaaaTACACAAAACTCTGAATTAGTCTTTGCTAATTATCTGCTCAGGGTATCATATCCGTTTCACAGACGAGCAGTCTAACAGGCTAATTACCTAGGACACTGTTACACGAACATAGTTACACCACCAGTTATTCAGCTGATGTCTAGCGCTTGCCTAGCTTTCATTATACAGCACAGGGCCAGGGCTACTAAGATGCGAGTTGCCTCCATTCAGAAACACCTAGGCAGTCTGAGTGGAGTCagctgtcttttttgtttgtgttactCTGCTCCTTATATTTTCTATGAGATGTAAAACTCAGAAGATGAAATGACcatcttaaaatacaaaatgcatgCGTTTCTAGCAAATAGATacaaaaatgactttattttgatAAAGACATACAAACTTACGGTCAGTAATAACAAATACaatctacctttttttcccctctagtcaCACCATTTGAACACTTGCTAAAGCAAAAGATGCccctttttactgtttttactgAGCTCCATGTGTTTCAGATAGTTTGGTCCTCTCTCACCTTTGTGAACTTTCTCACAACTGCAACTTTTGCCAGCTGATACATTTCTCAGGTCAGTTCAAGTAACCATTAAAGGAAGCCTCTACCTCTGCGGGAGAGTATATGGATATCAGATCGCTGAACAAATAACTGCTTGGGTCTCAGAAACACTGTAGGTAGGGCTATATTTATAGTCAAAACCCATGTAAGCGGCAGATAAtaaattactctttaaaatagTGAGTCAGGCCTTCTACACATCAAACCATTTGCCTGCAACTTGCACACACTTCTGAAAACTTTTAACTAAATTACTGTCTGTATTTGCACAGGGCAGCTAAGCAAGGCTCAAAACTCAGATTTCTTAAATCCAAGACCCGAATTTTAATTACTAGGGCTGAACAGAATATATACCTGGAAAACAAaacgagtttaaaaaaaagttaggccAAACTATCTGTTAATAAAGCCCAAACGTTGTTTCTAGCCTGAAATTAGCGTTCAGCGCTTTTTTGCGTTAAAGTCATTTAAACAAGAATAGAACACAGTCCCTTTGGACGCTGGGCTTACCTATGAATTTTTCAATTGTCGTTTCTCGAGTCACCAGGTCCCCAAACGCTGCTCGGAGGTTACCGATGAGCCCCCTGACTTCCTGGCTCTCCGTGAAGCTCTCCAGAATATTTCCCCTGGCGATGACATCCGGCTCCAGGTTCTTGCTCTCCTCCGGCTCGGAGCCGTCTCCATCCATCTCGCTCAACGCCATCGCCGCGGCCGGCCGTCAGCGGCTCCCTGGCAGCGGCAGCAGGGCAGAAACGCGGCGCGACCGTCAGGCGAGCCCGCCGggccacccccccccgcccccggtccCGGCCGCGCCAACctcaggcgccgccgccccccacacggcccggcccggtccggccccgcccacccgccgccgccatgcgGCTCGCCGCgcccctctcccgcagcagcgggagccgcggcccggcccggccctccccagccctccctcacGGCCGGTGGCTCGCCGGGGCGCGGGGAAGGGGGTGAAGAggccggtgccccgggggggggaagggggggggaccgCGAGCCGGGCTCCCGCGCGCATTACCCTGGCAacggccgctgcgctgcgctgcgctgccccagccggccccgcgcgccgtcccgggcGGAACCGCCCTGCTACGGGGCGCCGCACGGGCCGAAAGGAGGCAGAGACGGCtgcgcggccgggcgcgcggctCCGCCCCTGCCGCTCCGCGGGCGGGAGGCCCAggggaagccgccgccgccgccgccgccgcctcccccgccggggcCTCGCTTCAGTTCCCACCGCTTGTTTCGGCCCCTGCGACCGGCCCGCCGGGAGCGCGCGGTGGTTGTTTCTCCTCGGTGAGCGGCGAGGCGCCCCCCGCGGTCTCCGCGATGGCGCCGGCGGCCGTTAGCTGCCGctcgctcccccccgccccggggcggcagAGGGCCCGGCGGGAGGCAGCAGGCGCACCCCTTCGGCGGGGACCGGGTACGGTTCCACCTCAGAGCTGgtacctcctctccctcccttctgcttTTCCCCACACGCTTTAGCTACTCCTACGTGCTCTTACCAGACACCAGCCTTCATTCCCGACTTCTCCCCTCGTGTACTGCCCGTAAGAGGGAACTAAAACTGGAGCCTGAAATAGAAACCGAGTTAGGCGCCCCAGCTTTTTACACCCAAAGGATCAGTCCGACTGCCAAACTACAGCGGTGGTTTAGGGTGAGACAAGTCACCTCAGGAGCTGCTGGTTTCCCTCCATTGATTTTAAAGGAAGTTCAGGGAGACACTCAAGCCAGGACAGGGACTAGCCAGCAACTCCAAGTGTATCCGAATGTCCGTCTTCAGGCCCAAATTCTTTAACGCAAACCACGAACACAAGATGCAGGGACACCCTACATCTAGTTTTTGCAAGGCAAGTATTTTATTTGACACAGATCTTAAGTTCTTAAGTATTTTTGTTAACATTAATAAATATTAGTTCTCATGCACTTTGCTGTTTTCTCAGACCTGGCTCCTGTAGCTCTCAGCTACAATTTCAACTGGATTCCAACACAAGTTATTCCACTTTTCCACTATTATAATTGTATCAAGTGTTAGAAACACAATGTGACAGATTCACCTCATCGTAACCCACGTTCAAAGTAAGTAAAAATTGTAAACTGCTTGTATTATATTTACACAGAATTAATGTCCAATTGCTTaaagttatattttatattttataacatTTAAACTTTATAAGAAACCTTTTACAGAGTAGCAAACATAAGAAAAGACATTGCTTCAGTGCCTGCTATATTCTCCTTAACTGGAATAATGTTATTTTCAAGACACTATTCATCACAGCAATACCACGTAAAGCTGGAAAAAAGTTCTAAACAGATTGGAACGTTTCGAATATAACTTTTTAGGTATCAGGCATTACAACCAGCATAAAGGCATAGGTTCACAGTCAGTCTAATTCAGATTTTCCAATTCACATAAGCCTTTCTAGGATTGCACTTACATTTACTTTCTTTACCCCTAactttcttccattaaaaaacagatttgttAATGTATTCTGGCTCACATTGCATGCCAGGATATTTGTTACATGTTCTCATTGcctattttttctgtaaaaataaagcaagtaggaatattttaaaaatatttttaaaccctCCATTTTTTTACACTGTTCCTTCAATAGACCAGCAGTGGTAGAACAGACTAGTTTTGCCTAGCATACGTTATTTTCTAGaactaaaaaaaatcaagtgcaaGTCAGCATTGCGGAAATAGTAGATGCTTTCTTGTCATCAAACAGCTAAGTCTCCCTCCTCTgatatatttttacaaagttatttaaatataCATTATTATCATAGCATAACCTACTAAGGAATGTTACTATTAAGAAAATTCTCTTAAATTAAGTAcaaaaaatataagaaatgctATTATATATGCCTTGCAAAGTGCAGTCCAAAGGGGCCAATCTACTCTTTACATGAAAAAGAGGTTTCCATTTCCAGATTCATAGAATCTGAATTAAATTTTGGATCAGAACTCTTACAAGGGGGaggacagaaaacacagaaacatacaTGGGGAAAGGGATGGAACAGacacagaagagaagaggaaaactcAACAAAAAAGGGGAGAGGTAAGGAACCAGTGATTACTTCCAGTACCACAATCCCAGAACGGTAGCTCTCAATAATGAACTGCTGATAGAACAGCCGGAAAAGTGGCAAGATGCAAAAGAGCATGGAAATGCAGCGACTGACAAGTAGGACAGTCTACAGAGAGTAAGGTTAACCTATCATGCTACTTTTCCAGTCTAGTGAAGTTTTCACAAAGGATGCAGTCTTTTTTCAGCATGGTATGAATCTGTGGTAGTAAACTAGcatatacagtaaaaataacacAATCACTCCTAACATTTATTGAGGCTCAAAAGTGTACTAAGCCTTTTACATCTATCCTGTGTTTTATCATCAACATTAACTTCTAGGTTGTATTACTTCTGATAAGCAGGGACTATGTCAGAATTTCTCAAACCTTTTTTGTTCACTTTAAAAGCTTTCTCATTACGTTTAGGGTAGACCCCCTGTACCCTGTCCCAAAATGGTTCCAATGGTTTATATAATTAAAGAGCTGATACAATTTGTTTCGTTTTTCAAATCCCGGAGCTTTGGGTATTTTACTGTGATATGCAGAGAAAAAAGAGCTGCTAAACCCACCAAACATTCCAGCAATCGCCAGTTCAAATTCTGAATGGCCGTAAAAGGAAGCAGGGTCAAAGATAATTGGCCCAGAGTCGTCCTCGGCCACGTTTCCTGCCCACAGGTCCCCATGCAGGAGGGCAGGAACAATTTCTATGTCACAGAACATTTCAGGAATCTTTAGCTGAAAAAGCATGAACAAACAGGTAACAGTTCAGGAGTTttgaacaaaatattaaaataagcagAATACCCTGGAGTATAAGAGACAAAACTGATCAAATACTGCCTGTTTTCAGTCCTCATGGAGCGCTTTAGAAGCGATGACTACAAGCATAAACCTAAACTACAAGTCAGTAATGAATGTTCTTACTTATTCTTGGCAGTGCTTAGCAAATCATTTACTTCATATCCTACCATCAACATCTAGTATTAACGTATTGTTTCATACATGGACAGTATGGGCTGTCACAAGAAAtccaaaataaatttcatttaaaagaaatggttTAAGTGACAAAGAAGATTACACTGCCCTCTGGTTCTCCCTGAGCTGCTATCATGGGGATATTCAGATTTAAGGAACTTAGTTCTTAGACATGACTTCCTATTTTATCATTCTTAGCTGTATTCTAAGAATGAAATTTCAGCGCTGACTTagaggtttatttttaatatccatttaaaaaactgaaagcagCATGAATCCTTTTCAACTGACTGACGTTAGACCAGCTGTGAAGTTCTTCTTGTTCACTAAAAGCCATGTAAATTTGCTGTAAAACATTTACAGTTCCACTGGCACATACTTTCTAACTTCACAAATAATAGATTTAAGACATGGTTCATACTTTTAGCTGTGACCAAAGTTCTCTGGCTTCTCTGTCTCCATAATCTTTTTCAATCAAATCCAATTGAGCTTGGAGTCGATGACGTACAAAGAAAGAAGGCCAATCGCTCTGCCATTCATTCACCTGGAAAATATGATACAAAAGTTTATGACAAACATTTTTAACATATGCCTAGTCAGTATTAATAAATACATAGATATCAAGTTAAAACGTTCACTGCTGACACAACAGTCTAAACAATGTATGACCTAGACAATGTTACTATACATTCGGTTGACTGTTCAGCTAAGAGCGGCACTTTCTTCCACGCTTAGGTGGGGCTGTCTTTAACAGCAGATATAAGTTGAGGTTGTGGCCATTTTCAGTCATTCAAAGTTCCTTAATCACGTATTTTAGAGGGAGACTCTCTAATGAGCCTGTTTCAGTTTTTCCATATTGTACtccaaaatctttctgaaaacttAGGAGGACAGTTCAATTTTATTAGGTAATTAGGTTTATTAGGTAATTTGGTAAAAAGCTGTACTTAGCAAAGAGTTTCAGATATCGAAAGTTCATTCAGTTAAATAGTTGAATGAAATTCTACCTTATGCGGAGTCAGAACATGGCTGATTTATGTCTGAGAGCCTGTTCCAATGTTTTACGTGAGGTTTTATTGCCGAGGCCCTCTAAAAAGCAGTGGATTTTGCCATTTGCCATCTATGTAGTAGAGGtttagaaaaatcaaaaactaAGATATGGCTTGTGAAAGGATACTTATTTTGTTAAGTATCACCAAGCCAAAGAACCACCACATAATCTTAACTTCTTGTCCAAACTACTGCACTTGCTTGCTGCATGCCACTGAATAGCCATCACTTTTACTTCACCATCAGataaaaatgaaacactgaaagcAAAGCTGTGATCTTAAAGCTGAATGCAATAAAACAAGCTTTTGTGTACAGAGTTTGCAAAACGGTACGAGTACATACTAACTTTCACAGACATAGAACGTACCTGTGGTATATAGCCACAGCAAGTGGCTGTATGGAATCCAAACTTATCCACATACTGAAACTCAGAGTGACCTGCACCTTTacctaataaataaaaaatacaaaagtaaaaaaaaaagaattaagatcATTACATAGAAAAGCATGCAAATACAGAACTAAATTTCAGACAATAGGCATAAGAAATCATTTTTAAGTATGAGCACTTATAAGTTACATTTACTTCACGGTCACAATCCTCTCTAAAGATGGAAAGAATTATCTTAACCTCGAATATATTAAATGGACACAGAGGCACAATTAGGGACTTTTATTTGGATAAATGAGTTACACACATTCAGGAACACAGTCTAGATCTCTGATCTGTAATCCCCTGTTCTGACACTTGAACATGTTGCCACTAAACATGGCTTATTTTTGAGTCATGAATTATTTGAGACTTGCCAGTATCTGGCTTTCTCACAAAAATAATGGAATGTAATATGTACACCAGTACAGATCAAACTCTGTCCATTCCTGAAGTAATGGGAAACATGCAGAAACAAAGCAGGGCACCAGATTTTAATACTAAccactttaaaagaaagagaattcCTTGTATGGTTTCCCATTTTGTTCATGTTTGCCTTAATCCACTTCCCAAAGAACGATGGAAGGTACTTTCACTGAGGTCAATGGAAAATGGATCATGACCTTACAGTGCTGAATTATAACCGCCTTCAAGAAGCAACAATTGTTATATATTAGACTAAATATTTGAGTTCAAAAATTCTCCATATATTTAAAGAGATATTTCATTGTGTGTTTACTAAATGGCATATATTTTGTAATAAGCTCATTGGTTGAATTGacggggaaaaaaataaaaagaagaatgtcTGTAAGGTCAAGAGATTGATCGGCTGAAAGTCTTAACTAATACTGAAAGAGATCTCTAGCCCAAATCGTTAGTTTGGTTTAAGAAAAGTTGAAAGCTATAAATATCAACTATAAGCATTATTTCTTACTAAATTCCAGTATCAGCATATTTTTATGTAACAAAGCATGTACaaaattaagaattaaaatatatacacttAGTATTGTCCAGTTTAAAAGGATAAGATTTGTTTAATGTATATAATAGTGATTATAGTTACTCTGCATATAAGGTCCTTTTGAGGAGCGTAGCATATGGATAGGAGGTGTCGTATGAGATGGTGACACGGTGCAGACTTTAACCATCATTAAAATTACAGCGCACTACTGAGTCACAGCCAgatgaattatttcatttttgtttaagtaCATGGTATCTATACTCTACCAATTGTGTGTGCCTCCTTTCTCAATTTCTCTCCAAGCTTCTGGTTATAAAGATGAAGATCTGCTATCTGCTCTCCAAGCTTTGAAGAATATCTGTAGGATCAAGGaaacattacaggaaaaaaatcttaattcaaTATGAACAAGTAAAGGGTTCTACATTTGCCAGGAACATTCAGCTGCACAAATACATAATAGCGAGCAAATGGCTAGACAGCAACTCTGTAGAAAGGGTTTAATAACAGATAATAACCTGAACTTTAGTCAGTAATATGCTCTTGCAAAAATAGCAAACATAACACAAGGTTGTATACATAGGAGCACAGTGTGAAAGCCATTAAGTAATCCTACTGGTCAGCTCCACATTAATAAGCAGAGAACAGAACAGGATTATGTAGTTTTGGGCCCCACACTTCAAGATCAATTGGGCAGCAATAAGAATGATAAGTCTAAAAAGCCATGAGCAAAAAATTGAATTAATTGAGGTTGCTTAACCTAGAAAAAAGACGACAGAGAAACAGTTAGTTTCTGTGCATAGATACCTTGCAGCTGCAAGAAAGGGAACAATCTCTTCTCCGTGATTAGAATGAGTAGAAAAGAAGTCATGGGTTTAAAATTGCAACAAAGAAGATTGAGGTTAGACATTAGAAAACCTTTCCTAATATTAGGAACAGTAAACAACTCTCATGGACTGTTAAGCGAGGCTGTGGAATTACCATTATTCTCCCAGTAAGAATAAGCTGGCAGGCAAC encodes:
- the FN3K gene encoding fructosamine-3-kinase; the encoded protein is MEKILKTELKTSILKAFGSSGGGYISQGQGYETDSGRVFVKINHKSQARKMFEGEMASLEAIQKTNTVRVPQPIKVIDLPGGGAMFVMEYLKMKHLNKYSSKLGEQIADLHLYNQKLGEKLRKEAHTIGKGAGHSEFQYVDKFGFHTATCCGYIPQVNEWQSDWPSFFVRHRLQAQLDLIEKDYGDREARELWSQLKLKIPEMFCDIEIVPALLHGDLWAGNVAEDDSGPIIFDPASFYGHSEFELAIAGMFGGFSSSFFSAYHSKIPKAPGFEKRNKLYQLFNYINHWNHFGTGYRGSTLNVMRKLLK